In the Arthrobacter sp. CDRTa11 genome, CCGTTTTCGTTCCGGTTGTCCTGGTCATCGCTGTACTCACCTTTGCGCTGTGGCTCCTCTTCGCCGGGCCCGTTATCAGCGAGGCGGAACTGCGCGCTGCCTTCACGGCGGCGGTCACTGTCCTGGTCATTGCCTGCCCCTGCGCGCTGGGGCTTGCCACACCGGTGGGCCTGCTCACCGGCTCCGGCCGTGGCGCCCAACTGGGCATCCTGATCAAGGGCCCCCAGGTCCTGGAGGACACCCGGACCGTGGACACCATCCTGCTGGATAAGACCGGCACGGTAACTACCGGGAAGCTCGCCGTAGACGGCATTGAGGCTTTTGGCAGCTTCGGCCGCTCCGAAATTCTTCGCCTCGCCGGCGCCGTCGAAGCGGCGTCCGAGCACCCCATCGCGCACGCCATCGCCGCGGCCGCGCTGGCAGAACGTGCCGCCCATGCCGTCCAGCAGACGGGCAGGGCGGATGCCCTGGAGCCGTCGCTCACTGGACAGTCGGCTCCTCCGCCTCCCTTGGCCGGGGCTGCAAACCAAAGCCAGGACGACGACGGCGGGCGCCTTCCCGCCGTCGTGCACTTCCGCTCCGCGCCAGGCGGCGGTGTGGCCGGAACCGTGGAAGGGCAATTGGTCCTGGCCGGCCGGACAGGATGGCTGGAGGAAAACGGCGTCTCCATCTTGCCCGCCGAGCGCCAGGCGTTTGCCGCGGCCGAACTGAGCGGCGCCACAGCCATCTGGGTCGCGGTGGACGGCAGGACCGCAGGCTTTGTCACACTCCGGGACACCATCAAGGAAGGCTCAGCGGCTGCCATCTCGCGCCTCAGGCTGCTGGGTCTGCGCCCCATCCTTCTGACCGGCGACAACGGCGCGGTAGCAGCGCAGGTTGCCGCCGCCGTCGGCATCGCCCCGGAGGACGTTTACGCGGAAGTCCTGCCGGCCGGAAAAGTTGAGGCCGTGCGAAAGCTGCAGACCGCCGGCGCCACCGTAGCCATGGCCGGCGACGGGGTCAACGATGCCGCAGCCCTGGCGCAGGCAGACCTGGGCATCGCCATGGGCTCAGGCACTGATGTGGCCATCGAGGCTGCGGATCTGACAGTGATGGGCAACGATCTGGGCCAGGTGGCCCAGGCCATCGAACTGTCCCGCCGGACCCTGGGCACCATCAAGACGAACCTGTTCTGGGCCTTCTTCTACAATGCGGTGGGCATACCGGTGGCCGCACTGGGCCTGCTCAATCCCATGATTGCCGGCGCTGCGATGGCGGCAAGTTCAGTCCTGGTGGTGGCGAACTCGCTCCGGCTTCGCAGCTTCGGCAAGTAGCCACTCAGGTCAATACAGCTAAGCCGCGCCGAACCTGACGGCGGAGCGAGCCTTGGCCTTGGCCGCCTCTTCCTCACGGTCCTTGGGAGGAGCCTGGGTAACAAGCGAGTCCAGGAGGTGCTGGGTGATGTGGGCGATCTCGTGCACCGCCTCCTGGAAGGCTTCCTCGTTGGCCTTGGACGGCTTGGTGCTGCCGCTGATTTTCCGCACGTACTGGAGTGCGGCGGCGTGCACCTCTTCGGAGGAGGCGTGCGGTTCAAA is a window encoding:
- a CDS encoding heavy metal translocating P-type ATPase; this translates as MTNEQLLHQGGSRVVELDIEGMTCASCVNRVEKKLGKLDGVEASVNLPLESAHVTAPDGVTDEQIVNTVNAAGYKATVRLRQEAPRQDDKQGQDEGQEEGQEGHPGYGPDGHEPSSHVQHSDAAAALKPRLIVAAVLTVPVFLISMLEAFQFPHWGWVAGALALPVVTWAAWPFHRAAAINARHLASTMDTLVSIGVLAAYLFSAAQLLMDPRMTEHPGMAGMESGGLYFEVAAGVTTFLLLGRFLEARAKQKAGDALRALLNLGAKDATVLRNGTERKIAAGHLQVGDVVVVRPGEKIAADGIVIDGSSAVDASLVTGESVPVEVGPDSKVTGATINTSGRLLVRATRVGSETTLAQMARLVAQAQTGKAPIARLADRVSAVFVPVVLVIAVLTFALWLLFAGPVISEAELRAAFTAAVTVLVIACPCALGLATPVGLLTGSGRGAQLGILIKGPQVLEDTRTVDTILLDKTGTVTTGKLAVDGIEAFGSFGRSEILRLAGAVEAASEHPIAHAIAAAALAERAAHAVQQTGRADALEPSLTGQSAPPPPLAGAANQSQDDDGGRLPAVVHFRSAPGGGVAGTVEGQLVLAGRTGWLEENGVSILPAERQAFAAAELSGATAIWVAVDGRTAGFVTLRDTIKEGSAAAISRLRLLGLRPILLTGDNGAVAAQVAAAVGIAPEDVYAEVLPAGKVEAVRKLQTAGATVAMAGDGVNDAAALAQADLGIAMGSGTDVAIEAADLTVMGNDLGQVAQAIELSRRTLGTIKTNLFWAFFYNAVGIPVAALGLLNPMIAGAAMAASSVLVVANSLRLRSFGK
- a CDS encoding DUF2277 domain-containing protein → MCRNIRTLHNFEPHASSEEVHAAALQYVRKISGSTKPSKANEEAFQEAVHEIAHITQHLLDSLVTQAPPKDREEEAAKAKARSAVRFGAA